Genomic segment of Vibrio celticus:
CTTTAGCTGATACGACTGCAAATTTGGGATTGTCACTGGATTTGAGGATAGGCGTGAAGTGCTTGGCCAGTAATAAGCTAGGTAGGGTGTTTACCGAGATGTTTTTCAGAAAGAATTCTGGGTCGATAGAAGATAGGTTCTTTTCCGGCCCCAGATCTGGTGTATGAAGCATACCCACGCAGTTGATCAACCAATCAAGTTGTTCAAACTCAGAACTCAAACGCTTGATATCAGCTTCGTCGGTGGCGTCGACTTTGTGCCAGCTCAAGCGATTGTTTTCTAGTTCCGGCTGTTGAGAGTGGTAAGTCGCGTCTACATGCACATCAAGAAAATCAAACCGAGAGAGCTCAGATAATAGGTGTTTAACCACAGCGAAACCAATGCCGCCGCTCCCACCGACCACCAATATGTGTAATCTGAGTTGCTCCACCATTATAAGTCCTCCAAGTTTGTGATTCGTTTTTCAGCGGTATCGAGAATCGCTTGTTGTGATTGCTCGTCCATGTTGTCCCAAGAGCGATATAGCATACCCATGCGTGGGTTACGGTTTAACGCATCGCGGTGCTGGTTCATAAAGCGCCAATACAAGCTATTGAAAGGGCAAGATTGTTCGCCGCTGCGTTCTTTTATCTTGTAGTGACAGCCTTTGCAGTAGTCGCTCATGCGGTTGATATAGGAACCGCTGGCAGAGTATGGTTTGGTTCCGACGATCCCGCCATCAGCAAACAGTGCCATACCTCGCGTATTTGGCATTTCAACCCACTCAATCGCGTCGACGTAAATACCGAGGTACCAACTGTCGACTTGGTCAGGGTCTATGCCTGTGATTAAACAGAAGTTGCCAGTGATCATTAACCTTTGGATATGGTGCGCGTAAGCAAACTCAAGAGACTGGTCGATCGCATGCTTCATGCAGTTCATCTTGGTTTGTCCGTCCCAAAAGTAATGGGGCAGGTTGTTGTTTGCTGAGTAATGGTTTTTGTTGGAGTAAGCAGGCATGTTCGCCCAATAGACGGCGCGTATGTATTCACGCCACCCCAGTATTTGGCGTACAAACCCTTCGATCTGTGCAATGTCGATGCTTGGTTTATCTGGTGAACTGTCTCGAAGACAGGATGCTTGGTGGGCCGACAGTGCTGCATCAATCACTTCCTTAGGGCTCAGCAGTTTACTGTTCAGCGAGAACGAGATACGGCTATGATACAAGCTCCATTTAGAGTCGTGCTCTGTAGTCATCGCATCTTGAAACTGCCCAAATAACGGTAAGCAAACTTGGCAGAAATGAGCGAGCAGAGACAAACTTTGTGCTCGGTTCACCGGCCATAATAACTGGCTACCGACTTGACCAATGGTTTGCACTTGGTGGCGTTCGATACGATGCAAAATGTCTGTTATATCATTGGTAAACATCAGAGGCTGAGGCAGGTTTTCGATGTCTTGTTTCTTGAGTTTCTTTCGATTGTTCGCGTCGTAATTCCATTTGCCACCAACGGGCTTTCCGTCTTCTAGCAAAATGTCGAAACGCTTTCTCATTCGGCGATAGAAGTGTTCCATCATGATGTGTTTGTCTTTGGGAAATTGTTGTTCGATCTCTTCGAATGGAAAGAGAAAGTGTTCTGTATCACAACAACCTTTGGTTGCATTGGTCAGCTTGAGCTTGTTCATCTGCTCTAAAAGGCGATATTCATCTGGCCTTTGATATTCGAATTTCT
This window contains:
- a CDS encoding SDR family oxidoreductase; its protein translation is MVEQLRLHILVVGGSGGIGFAVVKHLLSELSRFDFLDVHVDATYHSQQPELENNRLSWHKVDATDEADIKRLSSEFEQLDWLINCVGMLHTPDLGPEKNLSSIDPEFFLKNISVNTLPSLLLAKHFTPILKSSDNPKFAVVSAKVGSISDNQLGGWYSYRSSKAALNMFIKTMSIEWQRTIKNGTVLALHPGTTDTALSKPFQANVPEGNLFESSYVAHQLVDIIRTATPDNSGHFYAYDGEQLSW
- a CDS encoding cryptochrome/photolyase family protein; its protein translation is MKFKTVRLVLGDQLNIEHSWFRQVNDDVIYIIAELKQETDYVASHIQKVAAFFCAMGYFADGLKEQGHQVLHLTLDDTTQFENLDTLLKHYVHEFGAEKFEYQRPDEYRLLEQMNKLKLTNATKGCCDTEHFLFPFEEIEQQFPKDKHIMMEHFYRRMRKRFDILLEDGKPVGGKWNYDANNRKKLKKQDIENLPQPLMFTNDITDILHRIERHQVQTIGQVGSQLLWPVNRAQSLSLLAHFCQVCLPLFGQFQDAMTTEHDSKWSLYHSRISFSLNSKLLSPKEVIDAALSAHQASCLRDSSPDKPSIDIAQIEGFVRQILGWREYIRAVYWANMPAYSNKNHYSANNNLPHYFWDGQTKMNCMKHAIDQSLEFAYAHHIQRLMITGNFCLITGIDPDQVDSWYLGIYVDAIEWVEMPNTRGMALFADGGIVGTKPYSASGSYINRMSDYCKGCHYKIKERSGEQSCPFNSLYWRFMNQHRDALNRNPRMGMLYRSWDNMDEQSQQAILDTAEKRITNLEDL